The Hymenobacter oligotrophus genome segment GTTTTCAGGTACGAGTCGGCCAGGAAGAACCGGGCATCAGCGGCCAGCGAGGTGTTGCTGTGCTGCTTCAAGTAGGTTTCGAGGCGCGGAATGGCCTGCGGGTACTTTTCGGCTAGGTAAAGCGACTTGGCGGCTTCAAACTCCACGCTCTCCACGGCTTTGTCGTCGGGGTTGGTAGCTTTGAACTGCGCCAAATACTGGTCAAATTCCTCCGTCTTGCCCAGCGACGACAAGCTTTCCTGCAAGCCATAGATGGCGTTGGAGGCCGCTTTGCTGCGCGGGTACTGCTGCAGCACCTGCTTGAAATCGGCCGCGGCCTTTTCGTGTTGCTGCAGGTTTTGGTAGGCAATGCCCCGGCGCAGCAGCGCCTGCGGCACCAGCGGCGAGTTGGGGCGGTTGCTCACCAATCGGCTGAAGCCCTCCACGGCCGGCTGGAAGTTGCCGTTCTCGAAATCGAGCTGGGCCTGCTGGTACACCGCGTCGTCGGCGTAGCGCGAGTTGGGCGAGGTGCGCAGCAGGGTTTGCAGGGTTTTGGCCGCGTCGTCGCGTCGGCCCATCAGCCCCAGCGTTACGCTCTTCTGGTAATAGGCAAAGTCCTTTTCGGCGGCGTTGGCCTGAATTACCTTGTCGTAGAGTTCCAGCGCCTGCGCGTAGTTTTTGGCTACGTAGTAGGTATCGGCCAGGCGCAGCGTGGCATCGTAGTAGTTGGGGTCGGTACCGGGCTTGGCATCTTTGTCCGATACGTACTGCTGAAAGTACGGGCGGGCCTGGTCGTACTTCTTGGTGTTGTAGTACGCGTAACCCAGGCCGTAACGGGCTTTCTGGTCGTAGTCGGTTTGGGCGGCGGCGCCGTCGCGGGCGGTGCGCAGAGCAGCGGTGTAGCTCTGGATGGCCTGCGGATACTCTTGGTTGAGGCTGTACACCTCGCCGCGCAGTACCTCGGCCGCGGCGCGCAGGGCGTCGTCTTGCGGGTAGCGCAGGCTCTTCTCGAGCAAGGGCTGCACCTGCTGATACTGCCCGTTGTTGTAGAGCGTAGCGGCCTGGTAGTAGGCTACGCGTTGGTACGTGGCGTTGAGCTTGCTGGTGCGTTCGTCGAGGCCTTCGAGGTAGCGCAGGGCCCGGGCGTAGTCGGTGCTGCTCAGGTAAGCGTCGCTCAGCAGGTCGTCGGCGGTGGCGCGGTTTTTCGAGCGCGGGTATTTCTTGCCGAAGTCTTCCAACGCCGATACAGCCTCGGCGGTGTTGCCGAGCTCGTAGCTTACCTGGGCGTACTTCAGGGCGGCGTTTTCGGCTACTTGCTTGTCGAAGTTGACTTTGCGGGCGGCGTCGAACGAGTTCAGGGCCTGCTGCTTGGCGTTGGTTTGCAGGTAGCTCAGCCCTAGGTGATACGCGGCGTTTTGGCCCAAAGAGTCGCGGCCGGCAGCCACGGTTTTCAGCGAGCCGATGGCGCCCTTAAAGTCGCCTTGCTTGAAGTTGGCGTAGCCGATTTTGTACTGCACCATCGGCTCGATTTTCTTCCGGCCGGCGGCGTATTTATCGAAGTACTCGGCCGCGCGGGCCCAGTCCTGCTTCTGGTAAAACGCATCGCCCACGAGCAGCTGAATCTCATCGGCCGATTGTGGCGGCGGCGTTTGGGCCAGCGCCTTGGTGCCGTACTCAATCAGCCCGTTCATGTTGCCCTCTTTGTAGTAAATCTGGCTCATGATGGCCGGTACTACGGGGCGGTAGGCATCGTTCTGCTCGGCCACGCCTAGGTCTTGGCGGGCCCCGGCGTAGTCGCCGGCACGGTAGGCCAAGTAGCCGGCGTAGTAGCTGCTGGCGTAGCGAAACTCGTGGTTGCCTTGCTTGTTGCGGTCGAAGATGAGTTTGGCCTTGTCGAACTCCTTCAGGGCAAAGTGGCTGTAGGCCTGCTTAAACTCGGCCTCGGCGCGTTGTTCGCCCGTGAGGTTGTCGGCCGCCACGCGGGCGAAGTAGTCAACCGCGCGCTTGTGGTCCTTCTTATCGAAGTAAAACTTGCCGAGCTCGTAGTAGGCCGAAGCCGCTTTGGGGTGCGCCCGGTTGTTTTCGGCAAAGGCCAGGATGCGGCCTTCCGAATCGGGATGCAGCAGGTACAGGCCGCTTACGGCAAAGTAATACTCGGCGTCGGCGGTACGGTCGCGCACGTCGCCGGTGCGGCGCGGCACGGTTTCGAGGTACTGCTGAAACGACGTTTGCGCCGCGCCGTACTGGCCGCGGTCGAACAGCTCGAGTCCCTCGAAATAGTAGCGTTCTTCGTTGGTGAACTTTTGGGTATGCTGGGCTTGCAGGGCCAGCGGCGTCGTGGCGCTGAGCGAGGCCGCCAGCGCCAGGCGAGGAAGTAACTTCATTGGCAGAGCGTAGCGAAGGGCGGGCCGCGCGGGCCCGGTTAAGCCAAAAGTAGGGAAAAATGCCTGCGGGTTGCGGCAGCTTGGCGTCTTTCAACGCTTATACGGCGGTATCTGGTATTCGACGCGGCCTGCCTAGGTCCGGAAAGCCAAACACCCACCCGGCACCTAGGCGCCGGGTGGGTGTTTTGGTGGGGCAGCTTGGGCTACACCTCGCCTTTAATCCGGGTATCAAACGCAAACTCCTCGCGGGCCACAATGCGGATGCGCGCAAAATCGGGGTGGCGGCTGTGCAGCAGGTAGTTGCTTTCCTGCGGCACAATCGATGAAGGCACGCGCAACACGGCCGAGCGGCGGGCCTCGTACCACGCGCTGCCTAGGGGCTGGCACACGGCGTAGCGGCTGGCTTTTTCCCAGCCGGCGGGTAGCTGCTCCAGCTTGATTTCCTCGATCAGCAAATCGTCGGGTACGTCAATCACCAGCACCCGAAATTGGTCGTTGAGGCCTTCGCCGCTGCGGTGCACCACGTTTTCGAGGCAAGCCAGGGCGCGGCTGCTGGCCGCGTAAATAACAAACTGGTCTTTGTAATTCCAGCGGGCGCGGTAGCCCGAGGCAAACAACCCATCGGCGTACTTGGCCAGGCAAATGCGGTAGAGCAGCACAGCTTGGGCGTGGGGTTACGATAAGTCGCCGTGGGCGATGCGCTGCAGCTCCTCGGTTACCAGATCGATGCCGCCGGTGGTTTCGAGCAATTTCAGGGGCACTTCGCCATCGAGGCCGTGGGCGGGTTTATCGAGCCAACGCAGAAAAGCCGCGGCTTCGCCGAACACCTCCACGCCTAGGTTGTAGAGGGCAATGATCTTTAGGGTCTTCTCGCTGCTGGCGGGGCTGAGCGGCTTTTTCTCCTGCGAGTAGTTGCGCAGGGTTTTCGTCGACAGCTCGTAAATGGCCTCCAGCTCGTTGGCTTGCAGCTGAAACGCCTCGGCTACTTCGAACGCGGTGGTGGCCGGCACGCCCTTGCGCGCCTCCAGTACGAGGGCAAACGCATCTTGCCCGGTACGGCCCCAAGCCGCCCATTTCTTGCGGAGCGCTACGGGTAGCGCCGCCAGGTCTTTGTGTTTGGTGCTTGCCGTTGTCATAGGTGTGGTTGTAATTGCGCCGAAACTTATGGAAATTTTTCCTTCTAACGCGGAAAAATTTCTTTTGGGTTCCCTAAATCGAAACTCAAGCGCCCTGCTATGATAGAGCGTTCAGACCAAAGGGACACGAGAGGACTTACCTAATTTGCTATCATGAAAGAACTAGTCAATGCCATTATCAACGCACACCTAGATAAAGTACGTGTGTTGGTACGGACTAACCCGGAGTTGCTCACACAACAGACACCAAACGGTTACACCCCTGTGGAATTGGCCAAGGCCAAAGGACACAAAAAAATTGAAACAGCAATTGCCCGTGCTACAGGCGTGCCAGAGTGCTATACTGCTGACGAGTTGCGTCAGTTACTCGTCGACTACGTCGCTTGGCTCAGCGAGGAATACTACGCCGCCGGTTGGTATGACTCTATTGAATATAAATTATGGGCGTTGGTAATACACGACAAATTGGAGTGCACCCATCAGCAGTGGTGGAGAAAGCGTATCGGCACCGAAGAACTAGCTGATTTGAAGTTCCTTTCCGAACGAACCCAAGCCTGGGCCATGTGGAACGATGAACATCCAAACGACCCGGACGCAGAGGATGTCTTGGTCGTGGCTTTGATAGACTGGCAACCAATGTATAACGCTTGGAGAGCTAAGCACCTGTCTTCCCGAACTTAGGATAACGAAGCACGTTATCGGCTGTCGTATGCAATAGTCTACTTACCCCACCATCACCGCTACTGGCACTTGCGGGTGCAGTATCATAAACACCAATTCCTGCAGGATATCTGCCTCCGACATCGAGCCCGACTCCACGCCTTTGCTCTGCAAATCGGCGCGGCGGATCAGGCGGATGATGTCGCGGGTGCGTTGGTATGGAAACACCTTCAAGGCCTGCTGGTACTCTTTCTGGGCGTAGCTGTTGGCCACACCTATCTTCTTCCAATCGGCCGGCGAGGGGTTGGACAGGGTGTGCAGCTGCAACAGGCGCAGGAAGAAGTTAAACAGCAGCGTGAGGTTGGGAATAAGCGGGTTATCCTTGGGGTTGAGGGCAAAGTGCTGCACAATGCGGTTGGCCTTCAGCACATCGCGCATGATGAGCGCCTTCTGCAGCTCGAAGATGTTGTAGTCTTTGCTGATGCCCACCATGCGCTGCACGGTGGCCGCGTCGATGGGCTGGCCGGGCTGCAGGTTGAGCTCCATCTTCTGGATTTCGCCCAGCAAGCGCCCTAGGTCGGCGCCGATGTACTCGCTCAGCAGCTGCACGGCCTCGTCGTGAATGGGGCGCTGGCGCTGCTTCATGGTATCCTTCAACCACTGCGGCACTTGGTAGTCGCGCAGCTTATCGGAGGTGAGCAGCACGGCGTGCTCGGCCATGATTTTGCCGAGCTTCTTGCGGCCGTCGAGGCACTTGTGCTTGTGGGCCAGCACCAGCACGGTGCTGGGCAGCGGGTTTTTCAGGTAAGCCTCCAGCATAGTTTGGCCCGCATCGGCTTCGAGGCCGGGCAGGTTCTGGGCTTCCTTTACAATCACCACGGTGCGCTCGGCCATCATCGGAAAGCGGCGCGCTTGCCCAAGCACGGTGGGTATGTCGGTATCCTTTCCGTAGAGCACCACTTGGTTGAAGCCCTTGTCGGCTTCGCTCAGCACGTTCTTCTCGATAAAGTCGGAAACCAGATCGATGTAGTACGGCTCTTCGCCTTGCAGAAAGTACACCGGCGCAAACTGCCGCTTTTGCAGCTGCTGCATGATTTGGTCGGCGGAGAGCTGAGGCATGGGGTAAGCTGGGTCGTCGTCGTGTGGGTGAAGGCCGCTGCAGCAACCTAGGGCAATGCAGCACTTGCAAAGGTAACCTAGGCGCGTACCTTTCGCAGCATATTCGCTTTGGCCTATGTCGGTTGTTCTGCCCCCCATTGCGCACCGGCGGGTGCGCGTCGATGCGCTGCTGCTCGGGTTGGCGCTGTGCAAGTTTTTGCTGCAGTTTCTGCTCTCGGGCCGCTACGGCCTGCACCGCGACGAGTACCTGTACCTCGACATGGCCCACCACCTGGCTTGGGGCTACAAGGAGATTCCGCCGCTGCTAGCGCCTTTCTCGTGGCTGGCGCAGGCGGTACTGGGTCACACCATCTGGGCCGCTAAGTTCTTCCCGGCGCTGTTCGGCAGCCTTACGGTGCTGCTTACCGGCCTAATCGTGCGCCAGGCCGGCGGCGGGCGCTGGGCGCAGGTGGCTGCGGCGGTGGCGGTGGCGGTGTCGCCGGTATACCTGGCGATGCACGGCTTGTTTCAGCCCAACTTCCTCGATGTGTTTTTCTGGACGCTCTACGGCTTTTTGGTGGTGCGCTTCGTGCACACGCACGAGCCCCGGCTGCTGCTTGCCCTAGGTGTGTGCATTGGCTTGGGCATGCTGGCCAAGTATACCACGGCGTTTTACGTGGCCTCGCTCCTGCTGGCGCTGCTGCTCACGCCCGCCGAGCGGCCGTGGCTGGCTACGCGGTGGTTTTGGCTGGCGGTAGGCGCGGCGGCGCTCATCTTTCTGCCCAACCTCGTTTGGCAGGCTACGCACAACTGGCCCGTGCTCGGCCACATGAACAAGCTGCAGGAAACGCAGCTCACTAACGTTTCGCCCATCGACTTTCTGGTTGAGCAATTGCCCATGACGCTGGCTGGCGCGGGCCTGTGGCTGGCCGGGCTGTGGTTTTGCTTTACCCGAGCGGGCAAGCCGTACCGCCCGCTGGCTCTGGCCTACTTTTTTGTAATTGCCTTGCTGCTGCTCAGCCGCGGCAAAAACTACTACGCCGCCGCCGTGTACCCGCCCCTAATGGCCCTAGGTGCCGTGTACCTCGAGCGTAAAAGCCGAGCAGCATTGGCTGGCACCCTAGGTATTGGGTTGCTGCTGAGCCTGCCCATCGTACCCGCGTTATTGCCGGTACTTTCAATCGATGGCCTGAGCCGCTACGTGCAGCGCGTCTCGGTACTCGATGCCCTCACGCGGTGGGAAGACGGGCAGCAGCACCACCTACCGCAGGATGTAGCGGATATGCATGGTTGGGACGAGTACGCCCCGTTGGTGCAGCAGGCGCTGGCCCGCCTTACGCCTGCTGAGCGTGCCCACTGCATTGTGTACGGCGACAATTACGGCCAGGCTGGAGCCCTCAACTGGTACGGCCCAGCCCTAGGTCTGCCACGCTGCTACACGCTCAACGGCTCCAACTCCTACTGGATGCCCGCGCCCGAAACCGTCAGTGCTTTCATCTACGCCAACGAGGGCTACGGGCCCGAGGACCTAAAGCAGGTATTTGGCAGCATGGAGGTGGTGGGCCGGGTGCAAAGCCCGTACGCCCGCATCCGAGGCAGCGAGGTGCTGCTGTTTCGGCAGCCCAAAACCGACCTAGGCCCGTTCGTGCAGAAACGCATCACCGAGGCTCAGCAAGGTTTCGAGTAGTGCAGCGCAGGCCTAAGCCCGGGTTATCCCAAACAATTTCGTGGTTCACTCCGACACACATTATAGATCGTTCACGCAGGCACGGGCTGAAGCCCGCGCTACATCGCCCGTTTTGGCGCTTACCTTTGCGCGAAATACAGTTGGCCGTTGTCAGTTGCGAGTTGTCAGTTTACGCTGACTTACGCGAGTACTGACAACCGACAACTTGCAACTGACAACGGAATGAACCTCATCGACGAACTGCGCTGGCGCGGCATGTTTCACGACATGATGCCCGGCACCGACGAGCACTTGCTCAACAACGGTCCCGTAACCGGCTACATCGGCTTCGACCCCACCGCTCCTTCGCTGCACATCGGCAACCTGGCTACCATTATGCTGCTGGTGCACCTGCAGCGCGCTGGCCACCGCCCCGTGGCGTTGGTAGGCGGCGCCACCGGCATGATCGGCGACCCCTCGGGCAAATCCGCGGAGCGCAATCTGCTCGACGAAGAAGCGCTGCGCCGTAACCAGGCGGGCATTCGGGCGCAGTTGGAGAAGTTCATCGCGTTCAACGATTCGCCCACGGGCGCGGTCGTGGTCAACAACTACGATTGGTTTAAGGAGTTCGGCTTTCTGCAGTTTCTGCGCGAGGTAGGCAAGCACCTCACGGTAAACTACATGATGGCCAAGGACTCGGTGAAGCGCCGCATCGGTGGCAACGAGGATACCGGCGCCGAGGGCATCAGCTACACCGAGTTCAGCTACCAACTGCTGCAAGGTTACGACTTCTTCCACCTCTACAAAACCCTAGGTACCACGCTGCAGATGGGCGCATCGGACCAGTGGGGCAACATCACCACCGGCACCGAGCTCATCCGCCGCATGACGGGCGGCGAAGGCAAAGCCTATGCCCTCACCGGCCAGCTCATCACCAAGGCCGATGGCACCAAGTACGGCAAGAGCGAAACCGGCACCGTGTGGCTCGATGGCTCCATGACCTCGCCGTACCAGTTCTACCAGTTCTTCCTCAACGCCGCCGACGCCGATGTGCCGCGCCTCATCCGCGTGTTCACGCTGCTGAGCAAGGAAGAAATCGAAGTCCTCGAAGCCGAACACGCCCAGGCACCCCACCTGCGCACCCTGCAAAAGGCACTGGCCAAAGACGTGACCATTCGGGTGCACGGCGAAGCAGCCTACGAAGCGGCCCTTTCGGCCTCGCAAGTGCTGTTCGGCGGCGGCGAGCTAACGAGTCTCGACGAAGCTACCCTGCTCGACGTGTTTGCCGGCGTGCCCCACGTGGAAGT includes the following:
- the holA gene encoding DNA polymerase III subunit delta — encoded protein: MPQLSADQIMQQLQKRQFAPVYFLQGEEPYYIDLVSDFIEKNVLSEADKGFNQVVLYGKDTDIPTVLGQARRFPMMAERTVVIVKEAQNLPGLEADAGQTMLEAYLKNPLPSTVLVLAHKHKCLDGRKKLGKIMAEHAVLLTSDKLRDYQVPQWLKDTMKQRQRPIHDEAVQLLSEYIGADLGRLLGEIQKMELNLQPGQPIDAATVQRMVGISKDYNIFELQKALIMRDVLKANRIVQHFALNPKDNPLIPNLTLLFNFFLRLLQLHTLSNPSPADWKKIGVANSYAQKEYQQALKVFPYQRTRDIIRLIRRADLQSKGVESGSMSEADILQELVFMILHPQVPVAVMVG
- the tyrS gene encoding tyrosine--tRNA ligase — translated: MNLIDELRWRGMFHDMMPGTDEHLLNNGPVTGYIGFDPTAPSLHIGNLATIMLLVHLQRAGHRPVALVGGATGMIGDPSGKSAERNLLDEEALRRNQAGIRAQLEKFIAFNDSPTGAVVVNNYDWFKEFGFLQFLREVGKHLTVNYMMAKDSVKRRIGGNEDTGAEGISYTEFSYQLLQGYDFFHLYKTLGTTLQMGASDQWGNITTGTELIRRMTGGEGKAYALTGQLITKADGTKYGKSETGTVWLDGSMTSPYQFYQFFLNAADADVPRLIRVFTLLSKEEIEVLEAEHAQAPHLRTLQKALAKDVTIRVHGEAAYEAALSASQVLFGGGELTSLDEATLLDVFAGVPHVEVPRATLTEQGVIGLLSEATGGTIFPSKGEARKMIQGGGVSLNREKVTAEQQAAEVPLLLDKYIVAQKGKKNYYLLKVTD
- a CDS encoding RES family NAD+ phosphorylase, whose translation is MLLYRICLAKYADGLFASGYRARWNYKDQFVIYAASSRALACLENVVHRSGEGLNDQFRVLVIDVPDDLLIEEIKLEQLPAGWEKASRYAVCQPLGSAWYEARRSAVLRVPSSIVPQESNYLLHSRHPDFARIRIVAREEFAFDTRIKGEV
- a CDS encoding glycosyltransferase family 39 protein, with protein sequence MSVVLPPIAHRRVRVDALLLGLALCKFLLQFLLSGRYGLHRDEYLYLDMAHHLAWGYKEIPPLLAPFSWLAQAVLGHTIWAAKFFPALFGSLTVLLTGLIVRQAGGGRWAQVAAAVAVAVSPVYLAMHGLFQPNFLDVFFWTLYGFLVVRFVHTHEPRLLLALGVCIGLGMLAKYTTAFYVASLLLALLLTPAERPWLATRWFWLAVGAAALIFLPNLVWQATHNWPVLGHMNKLQETQLTNVSPIDFLVEQLPMTLAGAGLWLAGLWFCFTRAGKPYRPLALAYFFVIALLLLSRGKNYYAAAVYPPLMALGAVYLERKSRAALAGTLGIGLLLSLPIVPALLPVLSIDGLSRYVQRVSVLDALTRWEDGQQHHLPQDVADMHGWDEYAPLVQQALARLTPAERAHCIVYGDNYGQAGALNWYGPALGLPRCYTLNGSNSYWMPAPETVSAFIYANEGYGPEDLKQVFGSMEVVGRVQSPYARIRGSEVLLFRQPKTDLGPFVQKRITEAQQGFE
- the parS gene encoding type II RES/Xre toxin-antitoxin system antitoxin; its protein translation is MTTASTKHKDLAALPVALRKKWAAWGRTGQDAFALVLEARKGVPATTAFEVAEAFQLQANELEAIYELSTKTLRNYSQEKKPLSPASSEKTLKIIALYNLGVEVFGEAAAFLRWLDKPAHGLDGEVPLKLLETTGGIDLVTEELQRIAHGDLS
- a CDS encoding tetratricopeptide repeat protein produces the protein MKLLPRLALAASLSATTPLALQAQHTQKFTNEERYYFEGLELFDRGQYGAAQTSFQQYLETVPRRTGDVRDRTADAEYYFAVSGLYLLHPDSEGRILAFAENNRAHPKAASAYYELGKFYFDKKDHKRAVDYFARVAADNLTGEQRAEAEFKQAYSHFALKEFDKAKLIFDRNKQGNHEFRYASSYYAGYLAYRAGDYAGARQDLGVAEQNDAYRPVVPAIMSQIYYKEGNMNGLIEYGTKALAQTPPPQSADEIQLLVGDAFYQKQDWARAAEYFDKYAAGRKKIEPMVQYKIGYANFKQGDFKGAIGSLKTVAAGRDSLGQNAAYHLGLSYLQTNAKQQALNSFDAARKVNFDKQVAENAALKYAQVSYELGNTAEAVSALEDFGKKYPRSKNRATADDLLSDAYLSSTDYARALRYLEGLDERTSKLNATYQRVAYYQAATLYNNGQYQQVQPLLEKSLRYPQDDALRAAAEVLRGEVYSLNQEYPQAIQSYTAALRTARDGAAAQTDYDQKARYGLGYAYYNTKKYDQARPYFQQYVSDKDAKPGTDPNYYDATLRLADTYYVAKNYAQALELYDKVIQANAAEKDFAYYQKSVTLGLMGRRDDAAKTLQTLLRTSPNSRYADDAVYQQAQLDFENGNFQPAVEGFSRLVSNRPNSPLVPQALLRRGIAYQNLQQHEKAAADFKQVLQQYPRSKAASNAIYGLQESLSSLGKTEEFDQYLAQFKATNPDDKAVESVEFEAAKSLYLAEKYPQAIPRLETYLKQHSNTSLAADARFFLADSYLKTGNKQDALPRLRAVVEEGKSEYLNRAVSRVADLEFENKNYAEAAKYYERLRQTTQNRRERATAGLGVVRSYYEAGDFAGASRVANEVIAEGNATPTVANTATLYIGKADYKAGNLDQAVTSLTNAAKATDVSGAEAQYLLAEVLYQQKKYEPALDAAFKLNTSFSQFDLWVGRAFLLIADIYKDQGEIFQARTTLNSLIENKFPVAEVIEGAKQRLAALEASNPSNPKGSTKPATTKPGTSGTKAPAKPAGKLGNLRQSLTQPADTTNTDTAAPEQDANGSDE